A stretch of DNA from Mucilaginibacter daejeonensis:
GATGGCCTGGGCATAAGCCGGTCGAGTTTGTATGATACCTTTGGCGATAAGCACCAGCTTTATTTAAAGGCATTAGAAGCTTACCGTGATGGGTATGGCGATCGCTTGTGCACCTTGATCACCGAAGCGCCTTCGGCAAAGAGCGCTGTTAAAGATATATTCGAGCTGGTGGTCAATGACCTTTTGGATGATCAGCAACGTAAGGGCTGTTTCCTGGTGAATGCAGGTATCGAGCTTGCCGCTCATGACCAGCAGGTGAACCAGCTGATCTGCCAGAACGAACAGGAGTTAGAACATACCTTTTTGAAGATCATTACCCAAGGTCAAAAAAACGGCGAACTGGACCCAACTAAAGACGCGCAAAGCATAGCGCGCTTTCTAAACAATACGGTAAAAGGAATGCAGGTATCAGTATCGTCCACCACTGATCAAAAGTTCTTT
This window harbors:
- a CDS encoding TetR/AcrR family transcriptional regulator; the protein is MARTKEFDENEVLKKAICLFWNKGYNGTSMQELVDGLGISRSSLYDTFGDKHQLYLKALEAYRDGYGDRLCTLITEAPSAKSAVKDIFELVVNDLLDDQQRKGCFLVNAGIELAAHDQQVNQLICQNEQELEHTFLKIITQGQKNGELDPTKDAQSIARFLNNTVKGMQVSVSSTTDQKFFNDIVNVALTVLNQ